One genomic segment of Bacillus carboniphilus includes these proteins:
- a CDS encoding cobalamin-binding protein, whose product MRVISICPSNTEIVQYIGKTEHMVAVDDFSDWPPEVKGLPRVGPDLSINMDKVEELKPDLVLASLSVPGMEKNIEELERRKLPFITLNPNSLDEIADDIKSIATAMGYERLGEQKSKEFMNEVNQYRNQAQKVKNKPSLYWEWWPKPVFTPGKLNWLTEISRLAGAYNIFETVELASVQTDWEDVKKRNPDYICMVWVGVKESKMNPELVKKRPGWQEMKAIQQNQIYVLEESLYCRPSPRLLEGLKKLTDILNAKRI is encoded by the coding sequence ATGCGCGTTATTTCTATTTGTCCGAGTAATACGGAAATTGTTCAATATATTGGCAAAACGGAACATATGGTGGCAGTGGATGATTTTTCTGACTGGCCACCAGAAGTTAAAGGTTTACCGAGAGTAGGACCAGACCTTTCTATCAACATGGATAAAGTGGAAGAACTGAAGCCGGACCTTGTGCTAGCATCCTTAAGTGTCCCAGGTATGGAGAAAAACATTGAGGAGCTTGAAAGAAGGAAGCTGCCCTTTATTACGCTTAACCCTAACTCGCTAGATGAAATTGCTGACGATATCAAATCTATTGCAACGGCCATGGGGTATGAAAGACTAGGTGAGCAAAAATCCAAAGAGTTTATGAATGAAGTAAACCAATATCGTAATCAGGCACAAAAGGTAAAAAATAAACCCTCATTGTACTGGGAATGGTGGCCAAAGCCTGTATTCACTCCTGGTAAATTGAATTGGTTAACGGAGATCAGTAGGTTAGCAGGGGCTTACAATATATTTGAAACAGTTGAGCTTGCTAGTGTTCAAACCGATTGGGAAGATGTAAAGAAGCGAAATCCTGATTATATCTGCATGGTTTGGGTAGGGGTTAAGGAGTCCAAGATGAACCCAGAGTTAGTAAAGAAAAGACCAGGATGGCAAGAAATGAAAGCCATTCAACAGAACCAAATTTATGTATTAGAAGAGTCGCTCTATTGCAGACCATCACCAAGGTTACTAGAAGGATTAAAGAAATTGACGGATATCCTGAATGCAAAAAGGATTTAA